A portion of the Actomonas aquatica genome contains these proteins:
- a CDS encoding segregation and condensation protein A: MVPDSDLRIKLPVFEGPLDLLLFLIRKNELDIYDIPIESVTKQYIEVLHSMRELNLEVAGDFFVMAATLMEIKSRMLLPRGLAAVDTEGDGDDGMDPRWELVHQLLQYKKFKEAAQELDRLVEYQQGLLSRHVSKLTVPQQARPLKPIDRVDLWNAFNMVLRRLAEKLVIGEIQDEQITVADQMEMLMEKIKTEKSFVFTSLFTGPLTVRVLVATFLAVLELTRMNRLRVRQTEAFADILCEAREDEIPLETPVDTDSVTA; this comes from the coding sequence GTGGTTCCCGATTCCGATTTACGTATCAAGTTGCCCGTCTTTGAGGGCCCGCTCGACCTGCTCCTCTTCCTCATCCGGAAGAACGAGCTGGATATCTACGACATCCCCATCGAATCGGTCACCAAACAATACATCGAGGTCCTCCACTCCATGCGGGAGCTCAACCTCGAGGTGGCCGGCGACTTCTTCGTCATGGCGGCCACCCTTATGGAAATTAAGAGCCGCATGCTGCTACCCCGCGGACTCGCCGCAGTCGACACCGAGGGCGACGGCGACGACGGCATGGATCCGCGCTGGGAACTCGTGCACCAGCTGCTCCAATACAAGAAGTTCAAGGAAGCCGCCCAGGAACTCGACCGCCTCGTCGAATACCAACAAGGCCTGCTCTCCCGCCACGTCTCGAAGCTCACCGTCCCCCAGCAGGCACGCCCGCTCAAACCGATCGACCGCGTCGACCTCTGGAACGCGTTCAACATGGTCCTGCGTCGCCTCGCCGAAAAACTCGTCATCGGCGAAATTCAGGACGAGCAGATCACCGTCGCCGACCAGATGGAAATGCTGATGGAGAAGATCAAGACGGAGAAATCCTTCGTCTTCACCTCTCTCTTCACCGGCCCGCTCACCGTGCGCGTCCTCGTCGCGACCTTCCTCGCCGTGCTCGAACTCACCCGCATGAACCGCCTGCGCGTGCGCCAGACCGAAGCCTTTGCCGACATCCTTTGCGAAGCCCGCGAAGACGAGATCCCACTTGAAACCCCGGTCGATACGGACAGCGTGACCGCGTGA
- a CDS encoding LPS-assembly protein LptD: MLISLAVGLAPLRAQTPAAATQPPSIRADELDASYAEGIVIYRGNVVANFDDIRLTADEMRWNRATNEVTATGRVVAQQAGRRILAQEITYDRDTRHYTVTDLRFGRSPIYVSGEAVEGAPDRLTFRNATVSFGEPHPWSPTVTADALTYYPERDLIEADGGRVGLGFFRPLPLPGTPLPTDVPFVSDLTFDGGYTSRLGPHLLVGAKVASTDWLQLGAELGIYTKRGVMAGPSARYDTTDADTGLGATGRISTGYIHDTGDRLTDLLGDPIDPDRGIISWSHRQQFSPRLTFNAELNYWSDSEVVRDFLPQGFFPVQVPDSFAELTYTTANTVSGLFFRAQPNDYHRVRERLPEVTFDVLPTPVAAGWVHEAHAAVALLRDDPPTGSPVLRSDRFDFYYALTRPWTPESWLSIAPVVGARVTHYDRALAGRSDYTRSLGEFGVDAQFTANAVFDYQNERWGINGLRHLVTPKLSYRYVPEADKGTAYIPAIDRRVFATYLDPLGLGARRQIDQLGSLHTLRLALDQRLQTRDEIYGSRDLVRLNVAIDSRFDTAPSERTLSALHTELKLTPAPFIDFELYHRATPGDWTMRELNTAITLRSADRWSVQFANHYLEGDIQEFIAGLAYRLNEVWEGYTRHHYDSRRDRFVEQTYGIRQTIANRWIVGYELSFYSGQRRESDFGFNVVLDAINF, from the coding sequence GTGCTCATCTCCCTCGCGGTGGGTCTCGCCCCGCTGCGCGCTCAAACCCCGGCCGCTGCCACGCAACCGCCCTCCATTCGGGCCGATGAACTCGATGCCAGCTACGCCGAGGGCATCGTGATTTACCGCGGCAATGTCGTGGCGAACTTCGACGACATTCGCCTTACCGCCGATGAGATGCGTTGGAACCGCGCGACCAATGAGGTCACCGCCACCGGCCGCGTCGTCGCGCAGCAGGCCGGCCGTCGCATCCTCGCCCAGGAAATCACTTACGACCGCGACACCCGTCATTACACCGTCACCGACCTGCGTTTCGGCCGCAGCCCGATCTACGTCTCCGGCGAAGCCGTCGAGGGCGCACCCGATCGTCTCACCTTCCGCAACGCCACCGTAAGCTTCGGCGAACCTCACCCGTGGTCCCCCACCGTCACCGCCGATGCCCTCACCTACTACCCCGAGCGTGACCTCATCGAGGCCGACGGCGGTCGCGTGGGCCTTGGCTTTTTCCGGCCGCTGCCGCTGCCCGGCACCCCGCTGCCGACCGACGTGCCGTTCGTCAGCGATCTCACTTTTGACGGCGGTTACACCTCCCGGCTGGGTCCTCACCTCTTGGTCGGTGCCAAGGTCGCCTCCACCGACTGGCTGCAGCTCGGTGCCGAACTCGGTATCTACACCAAACGCGGCGTCATGGCCGGCCCTTCCGCCCGCTATGACACCACCGATGCCGACACCGGTCTGGGCGCCACTGGACGCATTTCCACCGGCTACATTCACGATACCGGCGACCGCCTCACCGATCTTCTCGGCGATCCGATTGATCCCGACCGCGGCATCATCTCGTGGTCGCACCGCCAACAGTTTTCCCCACGCCTCACCTTCAACGCCGAGCTCAACTACTGGAGCGATTCCGAGGTCGTGCGCGACTTCCTGCCGCAGGGCTTCTTCCCCGTGCAGGTGCCGGATTCCTTCGCCGAACTGACCTACACCACGGCCAACACCGTTTCGGGGCTCTTCTTCCGCGCTCAACCCAACGACTACCACCGCGTCCGCGAACGCCTGCCGGAGGTCACCTTCGACGTCCTGCCCACGCCCGTCGCCGCTGGTTGGGTCCACGAGGCGCACGCCGCCGTCGCCCTGCTCCGCGACGACCCACCCACCGGCAGTCCCGTGCTGCGCTCGGATCGCTTCGACTTTTATTACGCCCTCACCCGCCCGTGGACGCCGGAGTCCTGGCTGAGCATCGCGCCCGTCGTTGGTGCGCGCGTCACCCACTACGACCGCGCCCTCGCCGGCCGCTCCGACTACACTCGCTCCCTCGGTGAATTCGGCGTCGACGCTCAGTTCACCGCCAACGCTGTCTTCGACTACCAAAACGAGCGTTGGGGCATCAATGGACTCCGCCACCTCGTCACCCCCAAGCTCTCCTACCGCTACGTGCCCGAGGCCGACAAAGGCACCGCCTACATCCCCGCGATCGACCGCCGCGTTTTTGCCACCTACCTCGATCCCCTCGGTCTCGGCGCCCGCCGTCAGATCGACCAACTCGGCTCCCTCCACACCCTGCGTCTCGCGCTCGACCAACGTCTGCAAACTCGCGACGAGATCTACGGTTCCCGCGACTTGGTGCGCCTCAATGTCGCCATCGATTCCCGCTTCGACACCGCCCCCAGCGAACGCACGCTCTCGGCGCTTCACACCGAACTGAAACTCACGCCGGCCCCGTTCATCGACTTCGAGCTCTATCACCGCGCCACCCCGGGTGATTGGACGATGCGCGAACTCAACACCGCCATCACCCTGCGCAGCGCCGACCGCTGGAGTGTGCAGTTCGCCAACCACTACCTTGAAGGCGATATCCAAGAGTTCATCGCCGGTCTGGCCTACCGCCTCAACGAGGTCTGGGAAGGCTACACCCGCCATCACTACGACTCCCGCCGCGATCGTTTTGTCGAGCAGACCTACGGCATCCGCCAGACCATCGCCAACCGTTGGATCGTCGGCTACGAGCTCTCCTTCTACTCCGGACAGCGCCGCGAGAGCGACTTCGGCTTCAACGTGGTGCTCGACGCCATCAATTTCTAA
- a CDS encoding 1,4-dihydroxy-2-naphthoate polyprenyltransferase, which translates to MKTATASSGGGLALWWEAARPRTLPAAIAPVMAATALAWHDGVFHGAAALTCLAFAVLIQIGTNYANDYYDFVKGADTAARVGPRRAVAAGLIAPATMKRAMMAVFTAAFLVGLSLLQFGGWPLLVIGVLSIVCGVAYTGGPYPLAYHGWGDVFVFIFFGLVAVAATYFVQAGTVSTGAWLVGAGIGALATNILVVNNYRDIETDRVAGKRTTAVRFGPVFAQLQFALGHAVMISVVVGLGALGVLAPWESAVLAVTGAAIGARQLQTLRRTTDAPGLIALLGATGRYVALMALLLSLALVW; encoded by the coding sequence ATGAAAACGGCGACCGCTTCGTCGGGGGGGGGCTTGGCGCTGTGGTGGGAGGCGGCGCGGCCGCGCACCTTGCCGGCGGCGATCGCGCCCGTCATGGCGGCGACGGCGCTGGCGTGGCATGACGGGGTCTTTCACGGCGCGGCCGCCCTGACCTGTCTGGCTTTTGCGGTGCTGATTCAGATCGGGACCAACTACGCCAACGACTACTACGACTTCGTCAAAGGAGCCGATACGGCGGCCCGGGTGGGTCCGCGGCGAGCGGTGGCGGCGGGGCTGATCGCGCCGGCGACGATGAAGCGGGCGATGATGGCGGTGTTCACGGCGGCGTTTCTGGTCGGTCTGTCGCTACTGCAGTTTGGCGGCTGGCCGTTGCTGGTGATCGGCGTGCTGTCGATCGTGTGTGGGGTGGCTTACACGGGCGGGCCGTATCCGCTGGCCTACCACGGTTGGGGCGACGTGTTTGTTTTCATCTTTTTTGGCCTGGTGGCGGTGGCGGCGACCTACTTTGTGCAGGCGGGCACGGTGTCGACCGGAGCCTGGCTGGTGGGGGCGGGGATCGGTGCGCTGGCGACCAATATTTTGGTGGTGAACAACTATCGGGACATTGAGACTGACCGCGTGGCCGGCAAACGCACCACGGCAGTGCGCTTTGGGCCGGTGTTTGCCCAGCTGCAGTTTGCGTTGGGGCATGCCGTGATGATTTCCGTGGTGGTGGGGCTGGGCGCGCTGGGAGTGCTGGCTCCTTGGGAAAGTGCGGTGCTGGCGGTGACCGGAGCGGCGATCGGTGCGCGGCAGTTGCAGACGCTGCGGCGGACGACGGACGCTCCAGGGTTGATCGCTTTGCTGGGCGCGACGGGTCGGTATGTGGCGCTGATGGCGCTGCTGCTGAGTTTGGCGTTGGTTTGGTAG
- a CDS encoding acylphosphatase, producing MADVVHETVHFSGRVQGVGFRYNVLQAAKEFEVCGFVQNLTDGRVLLEVEGAKAEIDGLVEEVRDRMHGYVRQVERVAQKRPAEFRGFVIR from the coding sequence ATGGCAGACGTTGTTCACGAAACAGTGCATTTTTCCGGTCGCGTGCAGGGCGTGGGCTTCCGCTACAACGTGCTGCAGGCGGCCAAGGAGTTCGAAGTCTGCGGGTTTGTGCAGAACCTGACCGACGGTCGCGTGCTGCTGGAAGTGGAGGGGGCGAAGGCCGAAATCGACGGTCTGGTGGAGGAGGTGCGCGACCGCATGCACGGTTATGTGCGGCAGGTGGAGCGGGTGGCGCAGAAGCGTCCGGCTGAGTTTCGGGGCTTCGTGATTCGCTGA
- the trxA gene encoding thioredoxin: MSANIANLDSSSFQTTVSGDQPVLVDFWAPWCGPCKAIAPVLEEIATELDGKLTVAKVNVDENDAISAEFGVRAIPTLLLFKGGTVVEQIVGMTSKDALLGKVNAHL, from the coding sequence ATGTCCGCCAATATCGCAAACCTCGATTCCTCCAGCTTCCAAACCACCGTGAGCGGTGATCAGCCCGTTCTCGTCGATTTCTGGGCTCCCTGGTGCGGCCCCTGCAAGGCCATCGCCCCGGTGCTCGAAGAGATCGCCACCGAGCTCGACGGCAAGCTGACCGTCGCGAAGGTCAACGTGGATGAGAACGACGCCATCTCCGCCGAATTCGGCGTGCGTGCCATCCCGACCCTCCTCCTCTTCAAGGGCGGCACCGTGGTTGAGCAGATCGTCGGCATGACCTCCAAGGACGCCCTCCTCGGCAAGGTCAACGCCCACCTCTGA
- a CDS encoding multiheme c-type cytochrome: MPRSESAVAPLRSGAAARWRWAIGLVVGWWTIGGVVLLVGACRRAPDAEREREAAGSAVAVAGLAAGKVGQAVPSAAPEQTAAYCGACHAEQLSAWHGTDHARANQLLADAELGDALAEGRRLADGGSAMVVGRDEAGGVVLVEDGGPADGARYPVKAVLGYHPLRQMLVETSDGDGRLQPTDLAWDVEREEWFNVFGQEGRRHGEWGHWTGRGMNWNSMCAQCHMTGYQKQYDAATDTYASTWVEQGISCTQCHGPVAPGHGTEGATAATGLASWIKERDRAEQSCAYCHARNEALTAEFPPGARYEDHFRLTLPVQAGVFWPDGQQRDEDFNWTSVKLSRMHHAGVSCMDCHDPHTTKTVLPVENNALCMQCHSAPGRVMPLTQVATPVIDPTAHSRHGLGSTGNQCVSCHMPTTPYMERAPRHDHGWLKPDPLLTKELGIPNACNGCHSEESVDWAIAHTQDWYGDKMDSRQRARARAVHAAQTGDTGATEALLGLLAGEDIPAWRATYLQLLAPVAAEHAEVRGAAVAATEHADPMVRSAAAQVLAGTAEAAQVLTPLLDDPVRLVRLDAAWALPEAVARRPDLAAEQQAYLALTLDQPGGRLRQGQHLANQGQMLEAEAEIRLAANWDRYSPGIHEAHAQVLQALARMPQAAAAFYRAAQLRPKDGNAMFTAGLAYAEAGLMEQSQRALRAAVERQPELDRAWYNLGLLLVQTGAREDGLAALREAEARAPSVPDYAYAIATVLWQTGDREGARAAAQRALAADPGFTPARRLLGMP; this comes from the coding sequence ATGCCCCGTTCCGAATCTGCTGTTGCCCCCCTACGCTCCGGGGCGGCGGCGCGTTGGCGATGGGCGATCGGGCTGGTGGTGGGGTGGTGGACGATCGGGGGCGTGGTGTTGCTGGTGGGGGCGTGTCGGCGGGCTCCGGATGCGGAACGAGAGCGGGAGGCGGCGGGGTCAGCTGTGGCGGTGGCGGGACTCGCGGCGGGGAAGGTGGGCCAGGCAGTGCCTTCGGCGGCGCCGGAGCAGACGGCGGCGTATTGCGGGGCGTGTCATGCGGAGCAGCTATCGGCGTGGCATGGGACGGATCACGCGCGGGCGAATCAGTTGCTGGCGGACGCGGAGCTGGGAGACGCGCTGGCGGAGGGGCGGCGTTTGGCGGATGGCGGCTCGGCTATGGTGGTCGGGCGGGATGAGGCCGGGGGCGTGGTGCTGGTCGAAGACGGGGGACCGGCGGATGGGGCGCGTTATCCGGTGAAGGCGGTGTTGGGATACCACCCGCTGCGGCAGATGTTGGTGGAGACCAGCGACGGGGATGGGCGTTTGCAGCCGACTGACCTGGCGTGGGACGTGGAGCGGGAGGAGTGGTTCAACGTGTTTGGGCAGGAGGGGCGGCGGCACGGAGAGTGGGGGCATTGGACGGGGCGAGGCATGAACTGGAATTCGATGTGCGCGCAGTGCCACATGACGGGCTACCAGAAGCAGTATGATGCGGCGACGGACACCTACGCGTCGACCTGGGTGGAGCAGGGCATCAGTTGCACGCAGTGTCATGGGCCGGTGGCTCCGGGGCACGGAACGGAAGGCGCGACGGCGGCGACGGGGTTGGCGAGTTGGATCAAGGAGCGGGATCGGGCGGAGCAGTCGTGCGCGTATTGCCACGCGCGCAACGAGGCGCTGACGGCGGAGTTTCCACCGGGGGCGCGGTATGAGGATCATTTTCGGCTGACGCTGCCGGTGCAGGCGGGCGTGTTCTGGCCGGACGGGCAGCAGCGGGATGAGGATTTTAATTGGACCTCGGTGAAGCTCAGTCGGATGCACCACGCGGGCGTGAGCTGCATGGATTGTCATGATCCACACACGACGAAGACGGTGCTGCCGGTGGAGAACAACGCGCTCTGCATGCAATGCCACAGTGCGCCGGGCCGGGTGATGCCGCTCACGCAAGTGGCGACTCCGGTGATCGACCCGACGGCGCATTCGCGGCACGGGCTCGGGTCGACGGGCAACCAATGTGTGTCCTGTCACATGCCGACTACCCCCTACATGGAGCGGGCACCGCGCCATGACCACGGCTGGCTGAAACCGGATCCGCTGCTGACCAAGGAGCTCGGCATTCCGAATGCCTGCAACGGCTGCCATTCGGAGGAGTCGGTGGATTGGGCCATCGCGCACACGCAGGATTGGTATGGCGATAAAATGGACTCGCGGCAGCGGGCGCGGGCACGCGCGGTGCATGCGGCGCAGACGGGCGACACGGGGGCGACGGAGGCGCTGCTGGGGTTGTTGGCGGGCGAAGACATTCCGGCGTGGCGGGCAACCTACCTGCAGTTGTTGGCGCCAGTAGCGGCGGAGCACGCCGAGGTGAGGGGGGCGGCGGTGGCGGCGACGGAGCACGCGGACCCGATGGTGCGATCGGCGGCAGCACAGGTGTTGGCGGGAACGGCTGAGGCGGCGCAGGTGTTGACGCCCTTGCTGGACGATCCGGTGCGACTCGTGCGATTGGATGCAGCGTGGGCCTTGCCGGAAGCGGTGGCACGACGACCGGATTTGGCGGCGGAACAGCAGGCTTATCTTGCGCTCACGTTGGATCAACCGGGTGGGCGGTTGCGCCAAGGGCAGCATCTGGCGAACCAAGGACAGATGTTGGAGGCCGAGGCGGAGATTCGCTTGGCGGCGAACTGGGACCGCTATTCGCCCGGCATTCACGAAGCGCATGCGCAGGTCTTGCAGGCGCTGGCGCGGATGCCGCAGGCGGCGGCGGCGTTTTACCGGGCGGCGCAGCTCCGGCCGAAGGATGGCAACGCGATGTTTACGGCCGGGTTGGCTTATGCTGAGGCCGGCTTGATGGAGCAGTCGCAGCGGGCGTTGCGGGCGGCGGTGGAACGTCAGCCGGAGCTGGATCGGGCTTGGTATAATCTCGGTTTGCTGTTGGTGCAGACGGGTGCCCGGGAGGACGGGTTGGCAGCGCTGCGCGAGGCGGAGGCGCGGGCGCCGTCGGTGCCGGATTATGCGTATGCGATCGCGACGGTGTTGTGGCAGACGGGCGATCGGGAGGGAGCGCGGGCGGCGGCGCAGCGGGCGCTCGCGGCGGATCCGGGGTTTACGCCGGCGCGGCGGTTGTTGGGGATGCCGTGA
- a CDS encoding RsmB/NOP family class I SAM-dependent RNA methyltransferase: protein MSRVDNQRRLFLELIEELRPHWHHDPAQPQRLADWLARHRAGSRDRRLYRELCYTAWRILPWIEDTSAELLVRRVASFASPSKATAPFIEAFADPTVTSAPPGPPESLLPTWLGDECPAVLQDPTQRDALLSRAPLWIRLQTAQPPRVAAEFDSLGIAHSPSALLPDAWQVAADAPVLNTEAFRRGDFEIQDLGSQALLASLPGALSGHWLDACAGAGGKTLQLARRLGHAGRVTAHDIRGPALRELEQRAQRAGLDNVTIERAPSGPFDGVLVDAPCSGSGTWRRAPHLKWTTSHATIAAAAERQQFVLGKFAAMVRAGGTLVYATCSLCHRENEAVVDAFLEHHREYRPLPLRPPGHSSPQADGRWTFLPAELDSDAYFVAAFQRS, encoded by the coding sequence GTGAGTCGCGTCGACAACCAACGTCGCCTCTTCCTCGAGCTCATCGAGGAACTGCGCCCCCACTGGCACCACGATCCGGCCCAGCCGCAGCGCCTCGCCGACTGGCTCGCCCGTCATCGCGCCGGCAGCCGCGACCGCCGCCTGTATCGGGAATTGTGTTACACGGCCTGGCGCATCCTGCCGTGGATCGAGGACACCTCCGCCGAGCTGCTCGTCCGCCGCGTAGCCAGCTTCGCCTCCCCCAGCAAAGCCACCGCCCCCTTCATCGAGGCCTTCGCCGATCCGACCGTAACCTCCGCGCCTCCCGGCCCACCCGAGTCCTTGCTGCCGACCTGGCTCGGCGACGAATGCCCGGCCGTCCTCCAGGACCCGACCCAACGCGACGCGCTCCTCTCGCGCGCCCCGTTGTGGATTCGCCTACAAACCGCCCAGCCGCCCCGCGTCGCCGCCGAGTTCGACTCGCTCGGCATCGCCCATTCACCCTCGGCGCTGCTGCCCGACGCCTGGCAGGTCGCCGCCGACGCCCCCGTGCTCAACACCGAGGCGTTTCGTCGCGGCGATTTTGAGATCCAGGACCTCGGTTCCCAGGCCCTGCTCGCCAGCCTGCCTGGCGCCCTTTCCGGCCACTGGCTCGACGCCTGCGCCGGCGCCGGCGGCAAGACCCTGCAACTCGCCCGCCGCCTCGGCCACGCCGGCCGCGTCACCGCCCACGACATCCGCGGCCCCGCCCTGCGTGAACTCGAACAACGCGCCCAACGCGCCGGCTTGGACAACGTCACCATCGAGCGCGCCCCCTCCGGCCCGTTCGACGGTGTGCTGGTCGACGCTCCCTGCTCCGGCAGCGGCACCTGGCGCCGCGCGCCGCATCTCAAGTGGACGACCTCGCACGCCACCATCGCCGCCGCCGCCGAGCGCCAGCAGTTTGTTCTCGGCAAGTTCGCCGCCATGGTCCGCGCCGGCGGCACCCTCGTTTACGCCACCTGCTCGCTCTGCCACCGCGAAAACGAGGCCGTCGTCGACGCCTTCCTCGAACACCACCGCGAATACCGCCCGCTCCCGCTGCGGCCGCCCGGCCACTCCAGCCCGCAGGCCGACGGACGTTGGACCTTTCTGCCCGCGGAACTCGATTCCGACGCCTATTTTGTGGCCGCCTTTCAGCGCTCCTGA
- a CDS encoding XRE family transcriptional regulator, translated as MLRHLRRQHDLTIAALSERSGVSVAVISKLERNQQTAALETLYNLARAFGLSATDLLAMAESSLAHRATEKSHRTGEFKFREIRYSNAVALLGEAPRDAAVSRPEVHHDDTELCWVLQGALRLRLPHETFDLSAGQSIQFDAIQEHTYEALDDTRFLILHLRKDKRY; from the coding sequence GTGCTGCGCCATCTCCGCCGCCAGCACGACCTGACGATCGCCGCCCTCTCCGAGCGTTCCGGCGTTTCCGTCGCCGTTATTTCCAAACTCGAGCGCAACCAGCAGACCGCCGCCCTCGAAACCCTTTACAACCTCGCCCGTGCGTTCGGCCTCAGCGCCACCGACCTGTTGGCCATGGCTGAATCTTCTCTCGCCCACCGGGCGACCGAGAAGTCCCACCGCACGGGCGAGTTCAAATTTCGCGAGATCCGCTACTCCAACGCCGTCGCCCTGCTCGGCGAGGCCCCCCGCGACGCCGCCGTCTCCCGCCCCGAGGTCCACCACGACGACACCGAGCTTTGCTGGGTCCTTCAAGGCGCCCTGCGCCTACGCCTGCCCCACGAGACCTTCGACCTCTCCGCCGGCCAAAGCATCCAGTTCGACGCCATCCAGGAGCACACCTACGAGGCCCTCGACGACACTCGCTTTCTCATCCTCCACCTCCGCAAAGACAAACGCTACTAA
- a CDS encoding glycosyl hydrolase has protein sequence MNIDNTLTIADLAPALERFWKLSGEKIDLIHAEYDPAQGSPVFTVAGKYTTRGWTEWTEGFHYGSGFLQFDATGDEHHAKKAMELTLSRMASHVSHIGVHDHGFNNLSTYGNWLRLQKAGKLPADQVDFCELAIKISGAVQASRWSPINGGGGYIYSFNGPHSLFVDTIRSCRIVMVAHALGHTLMGENDAPHSLLGRALQHIEATAKYAVFYGEGRDSYDEWGRTAHESVFNPNDGRFRCPNSQQGFSGFTTWTRGLAWAMVGFPEQLEFLKTLSDADLEPFGGRAKWEALMLKGARATCDWFIANTPTDGVPYWDGGAPGLAFMGDWRNRDSEPFNDHEPIDSSAAAIGAQGLIRLGRYLGTETEEGKRYYQAGLTSLRSLLTDTYLGVDPTHQGLLLHSVYHRPNGWDHVPEGQKVPCGEACMWGDYHLRELAVTAQQPDYTFYGCLS, from the coding sequence ATGAACATCGATAACACCCTGACCATCGCAGATCTCGCTCCCGCGCTGGAGCGCTTTTGGAAACTCTCCGGCGAGAAGATCGACCTCATCCACGCCGAATACGACCCCGCCCAGGGCTCCCCCGTCTTCACCGTCGCCGGCAAATACACCACCCGCGGCTGGACCGAATGGACCGAGGGCTTCCACTACGGCTCCGGTTTCCTCCAGTTCGATGCCACCGGCGACGAGCACCACGCCAAGAAGGCCATGGAGCTCACCCTTTCCCGCATGGCCTCGCACGTGTCCCACATCGGCGTGCACGACCACGGCTTCAACAACCTCTCCACCTACGGCAACTGGCTGCGCCTGCAAAAGGCCGGCAAACTCCCCGCCGATCAGGTCGATTTCTGCGAGCTCGCCATCAAGATCTCCGGCGCCGTCCAAGCCTCCCGCTGGTCCCCGATCAATGGCGGCGGCGGTTACATCTACTCCTTCAACGGCCCGCACTCCCTCTTCGTCGATACCATCCGCTCCTGCCGCATCGTGATGGTCGCCCACGCCCTCGGCCACACCCTCATGGGCGAAAACGACGCGCCGCATTCCCTGCTCGGCCGCGCCCTCCAACACATTGAAGCCACCGCCAAATACGCCGTCTTCTACGGCGAGGGTCGCGACAGCTACGACGAGTGGGGCCGCACCGCTCACGAATCCGTCTTCAACCCGAACGACGGCCGCTTCCGTTGCCCCAACTCCCAACAGGGCTTCTCCGGTTTCACCACCTGGACCCGCGGTCTCGCCTGGGCCATGGTCGGCTTCCCGGAACAACTCGAGTTCCTCAAGACGCTCTCCGACGCCGACCTCGAGCCCTTCGGCGGTCGCGCCAAGTGGGAGGCCCTCATGCTCAAGGGCGCCCGCGCCACCTGCGACTGGTTCATCGCCAACACCCCGACCGACGGCGTGCCCTACTGGGACGGCGGTGCTCCCGGCCTCGCCTTCATGGGCGACTGGCGCAACCGCGACTCCGAGCCTTTCAACGACCACGAGCCGATCGATAGCTCCGCCGCCGCCATCGGCGCGCAAGGCCTCATCCGCCTCGGCCGCTACCTCGGCACCGAAACCGAAGAGGGCAAGCGCTACTACCAGGCCGGCCTCACCTCCCTGCGTTCGCTCCTGACCGACACCTACCTCGGCGTCGATCCGACGCACCAGGGCCTGCTCCTCCACTCGGTCTACCACCGTCCCAACGGCTGGGACCACGTGCCCGAGGGCCAGAAGGTCCCCTGCGGCGAGGCCTGCATGTGGGGTGACTACCACCTGCGCGAACTCGCCGTCACCGCCCAGCAACCCGACTACACCTTCTACGGCTGCCTGAGCTAA